In Candidatus Dormiibacterota bacterium, a single window of DNA contains:
- a CDS encoding Ig-like domain-containing protein produces the protein MSTSTSTRPRELQRRALARRRPHLVTLAVGLCTAAVSAIWVTAVAAPALTPTQSAVRSSLDPSVEGQAVTLVATVGAGGGAPTGTVDFKDGATLLATRPVSGGRSSLTISTLTVGDHPITAEYGGDSTYAASTAPAVTQTVATAGTAASTTALASSVNPSTVGQAVTLVATVTGAGKAPTGSVSFRDGDSTLSIRPLSGGRASLVTSSLTAGPHTLTAVYGGDPTFATSSSAAVSQTVSPPGTTATRTAVASSANPSRSGVPVTLTATVSASGGTPTGSVTFKDGATVLAVRPLAGGRATLTLRTLAAGPHTITAVYSGSPSFATSTSAPVSQSVTAGAAPAPSGSAHASPMARGTMTR, from the coding sequence ATGTCCACGTCCACGTCCACACGCCCCCGCGAGCTCCAACGCCGCGCTCTGGCGCGCCGCCGTCCCCACCTCGTGACCCTCGCGGTCGGGCTCTGCACCGCCGCGGTCTCGGCGATCTGGGTGACCGCCGTGGCCGCGCCGGCGCTCACCCCCACACAGTCGGCGGTGCGCTCCTCGCTCGATCCCTCGGTGGAGGGCCAGGCGGTCACCCTGGTGGCGACCGTCGGCGCCGGCGGCGGCGCCCCGACCGGGACGGTCGACTTCAAGGACGGCGCCACCCTGCTCGCCACCCGCCCCGTGTCCGGCGGCCGCTCCAGCCTGACGATCAGCACCCTCACCGTCGGCGACCATCCCATCACCGCCGAGTACGGCGGCGACTCGACCTACGCGGCGTCGACCGCGCCGGCGGTGACCCAGACGGTGGCGACCGCCGGCACCGCCGCGTCGACCACCGCCCTCGCCTCCTCGGTGAACCCGTCCACGGTGGGACAGGCGGTGACCCTGGTGGCCACCGTGACCGGCGCCGGCAAGGCGCCCACCGGCAGCGTCAGCTTCCGCGACGGCGACAGCACCCTGTCGATCCGTCCCCTGTCGGGTGGCCGGGCCAGCCTGGTCACCTCGTCGCTCACCGCCGGCCCGCACACCCTGACCGCCGTCTACGGTGGCGATCCCACCTTCGCCACGTCGAGCTCGGCGGCGGTCAGCCAGACGGTGAGCCCGCCCGGCACCACCGCCACCAGGACCGCGGTCGCCTCCTCGGCGAATCCCTCCCGCAGCGGAGTGCCGGTCACCCTCACCGCCACCGTGAGCGCCTCCGGCGGCACCCCCACCGGCAGCGTGACCTTCAAGGACGGGGCCACCGTGCTGGCGGTGCGGCCACTGGCGGGCGGCCGGGCCACCCTGACCCTGCGCACCCTCGCCGCCGGGCCCCACACCATCACCGCGGTCTACAGCGGCAGTCCCAGCTTCGCCACCTCCACCTCCGCGCCGGTCAGCCAGTCGGTCACCGCCGGGGCGGCCCCGGCGCCGTCCGGCAGCGCCCACGCCTCCCCGATGGCGCGCGGCACAATGACGCGCTGA
- the folE gene encoding GTP cyclohydrolase I FolE: MALVDAGTDALVAALLCRVGEDLTREGLRNTPERVARSLDFLTSGYRQDVHGVVNGAVFAEPYSEMVLVKDIEVYSLCEHHLLPFFGRAHVAYIPDGRIIGLSKLPRLVEVFARRLQVQERLTTEIAEAVDEVLAPAGVGVIIEAAHLCMMMRGVQQQNSRTVTSSMRGVFLGDPRTREEFLSLVHSDVRRQP, encoded by the coding sequence GTGGCGCTCGTCGACGCCGGCACCGACGCGCTGGTTGCGGCGCTGCTCTGCCGGGTGGGCGAGGACCTCACCCGCGAGGGCCTGCGCAACACCCCGGAGCGGGTGGCGCGCAGCCTCGACTTCCTCACCAGCGGCTATCGCCAGGACGTCCACGGCGTGGTCAACGGCGCCGTCTTCGCCGAGCCCTACTCGGAGATGGTGCTGGTGAAGGACATCGAGGTGTACAGCCTCTGCGAGCACCACCTGCTGCCCTTCTTCGGCAGGGCGCACGTCGCCTACATCCCCGACGGCCGGATCATCGGGCTGAGCAAGCTGCCCCGCCTCGTCGAGGTGTTCGCGCGACGGCTGCAGGTGCAGGAGCGGCTCACCACCGAGATCGCCGAGGCGGTCGACGAGGTGCTCGCGCCCGCCGGGGTCGGCGTCATCATCGAGGCCGCCCACCTCTGCATGATGATGCGGGGGGTGCAGCAGCAGAACAGCCGCACCGTGACCTCGAGCATGCGGGGCGTCTTCCTCGGCGACCCGCGCACCCGCGAGGAGTTCCTCTCGCTGGTGCACAGCGACGTGCGCCGGCAGCCCTAG
- a CDS encoding zinc ribbon domain-containing protein yields MKAKRPCPGCGRVLSGEARFCVGCGAELPPVADEPEPDDEPEPEPELEPIPVPAATVPAAAVSPPPPPPPDPVPQPSPPPPGAGLVASAGEVATQHFDRYAGTGGELPPAADPPPPAAPTGPARPDISLVGAFRRLARRSPVSAGVVSGLGGVAGVALFGLAVGGLVRAAHGSQGCSTGALSGSLQGGCLQAGSTNGVLTDWNAMLWSVQGVGVSFTAGEGGLVVRLPLGLGMLLSAVVLAVAGAVSVRLVPPRRMRDVVLRAAVIAVTYTAGMLVLALFIAARGDRLTVGADNGLLLLWGLLLGFTGSIAGMFRRLFGSAVPRGPLALAAGRLGGWAGILEAGMVGTAAALALGALLGVVAAATHLGEAGTVLRTAVLDVTTRPLPSSPTGTVAAVGYLVLALPTLAAWVLAYSLIIPTVTVGTPLSTTDYGLLAGDHDAWLWAVVALPIAVTLLTGYVAARRRGSASVEMALLDGALGGLALAVIGFLVVVLLDGGGTLSLSGLGGIPGGVAGGNFLFGPGMQYTLGALLLWGVVGGAAGGYLSLLLLARGIRPPLLRRYETAPPPSVPLQAACPGCGVPAAPGARFCSACGATMQPSEAG; encoded by the coding sequence GTGAAGGCGAAGCGGCCGTGCCCGGGCTGCGGGCGGGTGCTCAGTGGCGAGGCCCGGTTCTGCGTCGGCTGCGGCGCGGAGCTTCCCCCGGTGGCCGACGAGCCCGAGCCCGACGACGAGCCCGAGCCCGAGCCCGAGCTCGAGCCGATCCCGGTCCCCGCCGCGACCGTGCCCGCCGCCGCCGTGTCCCCGCCGCCCCCTCCTCCACCGGACCCCGTCCCGCAGCCGTCCCCGCCGCCCCCCGGGGCCGGGCTGGTGGCCTCGGCGGGCGAGGTGGCGACCCAGCACTTCGACCGCTACGCCGGCACCGGCGGGGAGCTCCCTCCGGCCGCCGATCCGCCCCCGCCGGCGGCGCCCACCGGCCCGGCCCGGCCCGACATCAGCCTGGTCGGCGCCTTCCGCCGGCTCGCCCGGCGCAGCCCGGTGAGCGCCGGGGTCGTGTCCGGCCTCGGCGGGGTGGCGGGGGTGGCGCTGTTCGGGCTCGCCGTCGGGGGGCTGGTCCGGGCCGCCCACGGCAGCCAGGGATGCTCGACCGGGGCGCTCTCCGGCAGCCTCCAGGGCGGCTGCCTCCAGGCGGGCTCGACCAACGGGGTGCTCACCGACTGGAACGCGATGCTGTGGTCGGTCCAGGGCGTCGGGGTGTCGTTCACCGCCGGCGAGGGCGGGCTGGTGGTGCGGCTCCCGCTCGGCCTCGGGATGCTGCTCAGCGCGGTGGTGCTGGCGGTCGCGGGCGCCGTCAGCGTGCGCCTGGTGCCGCCCCGGCGGATGCGCGACGTGGTGCTCCGCGCCGCGGTGATCGCGGTCACCTACACCGCGGGGATGCTCGTCCTCGCCCTCTTCATCGCCGCCCGCGGCGATCGCCTGACCGTCGGCGCCGACAACGGCCTGCTGCTGCTCTGGGGGCTCCTCCTCGGCTTCACCGGCTCGATCGCGGGGATGTTCCGGCGGCTCTTCGGCAGCGCCGTCCCGCGGGGGCCGCTGGCCCTCGCCGCCGGGCGCCTGGGGGGATGGGCGGGGATCCTCGAGGCCGGGATGGTGGGCACCGCGGCGGCGCTCGCGCTCGGGGCGCTGCTCGGGGTGGTGGCCGCCGCCACCCACCTCGGCGAGGCCGGCACCGTGCTCCGCACCGCCGTCCTCGATGTCACCACCCGGCCGCTGCCCTCGTCACCGACCGGCACCGTCGCCGCGGTCGGGTACCTGGTGCTCGCGCTGCCCACCCTCGCCGCCTGGGTGCTCGCCTACTCGCTGATCATCCCCACCGTCACCGTGGGCACGCCGCTGAGCACCACCGACTACGGGCTGCTCGCCGGCGACCACGACGCCTGGCTCTGGGCGGTGGTGGCGCTGCCGATCGCCGTCACCCTGCTCACAGGCTACGTCGCCGCCCGCCGCCGCGGCTCGGCGTCGGTCGAGATGGCGCTGCTCGACGGCGCCCTCGGCGGCCTGGCGCTCGCGGTGATCGGCTTCCTGGTGGTCGTGCTCCTCGACGGCGGCGGCACCCTCTCGCTCAGCGGGCTCGGAGGCATCCCCGGCGGCGTGGCCGGCGGCAACTTCCTCTTCGGCCCGGGGATGCAGTACACCCTCGGCGCCCTGCTGCTCTGGGGGGTGGTCGGCGGGGCGGCGGGGGGCTACCTCTCGCTGCTCCTCCTCGCCCGCGGCATCCGCCCGCCTTTGCTGCGCCGCTACGAGACCGCGCCGCCCCCGTCCGTCCCGCTCCAGGCCGCCTGTCCCGGCTGCGGCGTCCCGGCCGCGCCCGGGGCGCGCTTCTGCAGCGCCTGCGGCGCCACCATGCAGCCGTCCGAGGCCGGGTAG
- a CDS encoding class I adenylate-forming enzyme family protein translates to MLTLAALPWVAAHRDPEAALLRLEGAVLTASALDRAAAGVAAWLEREGAGAGHRVAVLCGNGLAFPPLYYGALRRGCVVAPVSTSSPPAEVARALRAMRARVVACDPDNAGAAAAALELAGTGARRLVVVETPGGAPPGRDSLDLATLVEHPPADPPPLPAGTPAVILATSGTTGTPRRVLHSHAGLLLNAGAVAAEMLGLSPADVQLGALPLAHSFGMSAVLNASLLAGAAVRLLRRPAVAEVQRLLAGGEVTVVQAVPTLLARLAEASTTPWTGVRLCVVSGAPLPEGLPARLHRCLDGRLLERYGMTEVSPLTVREVPADGGEPGDVGLPLRGVVVRVAGGGAEGELEAAAPSMFLGYDRDRRATAEVLRGGLLRTGDLGRVGAGGRVTVTGRLKEVIVRGGNNVAAREVERLLESHPAVAEAAVLGIPDPDLGEEVAAALVLRPRSAGDPVADLERLCREQLAEYKRPRLWHVLDSLPRTASGKVRKGELRELLLLRSPR, encoded by the coding sequence GTGCTGACCCTGGCGGCCCTCCCGTGGGTGGCCGCCCACCGCGACCCCGAGGCGGCGCTGCTCCGCCTCGAGGGGGCCGTCCTCACCGCGTCCGCCCTCGACCGCGCCGCCGCCGGGGTCGCCGCCTGGCTGGAGCGCGAGGGGGCCGGCGCCGGCCACCGGGTCGCGGTGCTCTGTGGCAACGGCCTCGCCTTCCCTCCGCTCTACTACGGCGCCCTGCGCCGTGGCTGCGTGGTCGCACCCGTGTCCACCAGCTCGCCGCCCGCCGAGGTCGCCCGGGCGCTGCGCGCGATGCGCGCCCGGGTGGTCGCCTGCGACCCGGACAACGCCGGGGCCGCCGCCGCCGCCCTCGAGCTGGCGGGCACCGGCGCCCGCCGGCTGGTGGTCGTCGAGACCCCCGGGGGCGCGCCGCCGGGCCGGGACAGCCTCGACCTCGCCACCCTCGTCGAGCACCCGCCCGCCGACCCGCCGCCGCTGCCGGCGGGCACCCCGGCGGTGATCCTCGCCACCTCCGGTACCACCGGCACCCCGCGCCGCGTACTCCACTCCCACGCCGGCCTGCTGCTCAATGCCGGCGCGGTGGCCGCCGAGATGCTCGGCCTCTCCCCCGCCGACGTCCAGCTCGGCGCCCTGCCGCTGGCCCACAGCTTCGGGATGAGCGCGGTCCTCAACGCGTCGCTGCTGGCCGGCGCCGCGGTGCGGCTGCTCCGCCGTCCGGCCGTCGCCGAGGTGCAGCGGCTGCTCGCCGGCGGCGAGGTGACCGTCGTCCAGGCGGTGCCCACCCTGCTCGCCCGCCTCGCCGAGGCCTCGACCACGCCCTGGACCGGGGTGCGCCTCTGCGTGGTCAGCGGCGCGCCGCTCCCCGAGGGGCTGCCGGCGCGGCTCCACCGCTGCCTCGACGGCCGGCTGCTCGAGCGCTACGGCATGACCGAGGTCTCGCCGCTGACGGTGCGCGAGGTGCCCGCGGACGGCGGCGAGCCGGGGGACGTCGGCCTCCCCCTCCGCGGGGTCGTGGTGCGGGTCGCCGGGGGCGGCGCCGAGGGCGAGCTCGAGGCGGCGGCGCCCTCGATGTTCCTCGGCTACGACCGCGACCGCCGCGCCACCGCCGAGGTTCTCCGCGGCGGCCTCCTCCGCACCGGCGACCTCGGACGGGTCGGCGCCGGCGGCCGGGTGACGGTCACCGGCCGGCTCAAGGAGGTGATCGTGCGCGGGGGCAACAACGTCGCCGCGCGCGAGGTCGAGCGGCTGCTCGAGTCGCATCCCGCGGTGGCCGAGGCGGCGGTGCTGGGGATACCCGACCCCGACCTCGGCGAGGAGGTGGCGGCGGCGCTGGTGCTGCGTCCACGGAGCGCGGGCGACCCGGTCGCCGACCTCGAGCGGCTCTGCCGCGAGCAGCTCGCCGAGTACAAGCGGCCGCGGCTCTGGCACGTGCTCGACAGCCTTCCCCGCACCGCCTCGGGGAAGGTGCGCAAGGGTGAGCTGCGCGAGCTGCTCCTGCTGCGATCGCCCCGCTGA
- a CDS encoding ribonuclease HII, translating into MAPSIPTLRMERTLWQSGARRVVGVDECGMGSLCSAVVAAACLLPPNCRRIAGVRDSKTLSARQRERLAAEIRRRTVVAVGAASVAEIDRINIYHASHLAMRRALRRIGAYDHVLVDGRRIAGFDDVGPHTAVVDGDALSYAIACASVVAKVTRDRLLARLAVRHPGYGWERNAGYSTREHLEALRTLGVTPHHRRSFAPSRSGGAEQGVLDLDGIAVSRLPALAGGA; encoded by the coding sequence GTGGCGCCGAGCATCCCCACGCTGCGCATGGAGCGGACGCTGTGGCAGTCGGGGGCCCGGCGGGTGGTCGGCGTCGACGAGTGCGGCATGGGCAGCCTCTGCTCGGCGGTGGTCGCCGCCGCCTGCCTGCTGCCCCCCAACTGCCGGCGCATCGCCGGGGTGCGCGACTCCAAGACGCTGTCGGCGCGGCAGCGCGAGCGGCTGGCGGCGGAGATCAGGCGGCGCACCGTGGTCGCGGTGGGCGCGGCGTCGGTGGCGGAGATCGACCGCATCAACATCTACCACGCCAGCCATCTGGCGATGCGCCGGGCGCTGCGGCGCATCGGCGCCTACGACCACGTGCTCGTCGACGGGCGCCGCATCGCCGGCTTCGACGACGTCGGACCGCACACCGCGGTGGTGGACGGCGACGCCCTCTCCTACGCGATCGCGTGCGCGTCGGTGGTCGCCAAGGTCACCCGCGACCGCCTGCTCGCCCGCCTGGCGGTGCGCCACCCCGGCTACGGGTGGGAGCGCAACGCCGGCTACAGCACCCGCGAGCACCTCGAGGCGCTGCGCACCCTGGGGGTCACCCCCCACCATCGCCGCAGCTTCGCGCCGTCCCGCTCCGGCGGCGCCGAGCAGGGCGTGCTCGACCTCGACGGGATCGCGGTGAGCAGGCTGCCGGCGCTCGCCGGCGGAGCCTGA
- a CDS encoding DUF5658 family protein — MAVQETTAQPLRVAVAASHLGSLADPVVRIIAVAFMVGQLLDAVTTHVALSSGRFAEANPIFAGPLTAHPGLAFAVKLLLGIAVLTAALTLIGPRRRRMILGVLAIISLHAPLMNALRMAGVL; from the coding sequence ATGGCCGTCCAGGAGACAACCGCGCAGCCGCTGCGCGTGGCTGTCGCCGCCTCCCACCTGGGCTCGCTCGCCGACCCGGTGGTGCGCATCATCGCGGTGGCCTTCATGGTCGGCCAGCTGCTCGACGCGGTGACCACCCACGTGGCCCTGAGCAGCGGCCGCTTCGCCGAGGCCAACCCGATCTTCGCCGGCCCGTTGACCGCGCACCCCGGCCTGGCCTTCGCGGTCAAGCTGCTGCTCGGCATCGCGGTTCTCACCGCCGCGCTGACCCTGATCGGCCCCCGGCGCCGCCGCATGATCCTCGGCGTCCTGGCGATCATCAGCCTGCACGCGCCGCTGATGAACGCGCTGCGGATGGCGGGCGTCCTCTAG
- a CDS encoding cytochrome d ubiquinol oxidase subunit II, whose product MAQIVLVFLWVGITAYVLFGGADFGAGLWDLLAGGAEQGKRERARIEHSIGPVWEANHVWLIFALVVVWTAFPTAFAAVMATLSIPLTAVAFGVILRGSAFAFRKSVTELPLQRLFGASFALSSVVTPFFLGTAAGAIASGRVPTTIGEGDVLHSWFTPSGVLGGALAVGVCSYLAAVYLCADARRSGEGDLAARFRQRALLMGVLVGLIALGGIEVLHQDAPRMFDRLTGPALPLIFASGALGLASLVLLQMRRYLAVRVSAALAVVGVLWGWAVAQYPMLLGTHLSIDEGAAPASTLRPLVVCLAAGTALLVPSLLLLYGMFQSEPGEDARIQP is encoded by the coding sequence GTGGCGCAGATCGTGCTCGTGTTCCTCTGGGTCGGGATCACCGCCTACGTGCTCTTCGGCGGCGCCGACTTCGGCGCCGGGCTCTGGGACCTGCTCGCCGGCGGAGCCGAGCAGGGGAAGCGGGAGCGGGCGCGCATCGAGCACTCCATCGGGCCGGTGTGGGAGGCAAACCACGTCTGGCTGATCTTCGCCCTCGTGGTGGTCTGGACCGCCTTCCCCACCGCCTTCGCGGCGGTCATGGCGACGCTGTCGATCCCGCTCACCGCGGTCGCCTTCGGCGTCATCCTCCGCGGCTCCGCCTTCGCGTTCCGCAAGTCGGTGACCGAGCTGCCGCTGCAGCGGCTGTTCGGCGCCAGCTTCGCGCTCTCCTCGGTGGTCACCCCGTTCTTCCTCGGCACCGCCGCCGGAGCGATCGCCTCCGGCCGGGTGCCGACGACCATCGGCGAGGGCGACGTCCTGCACAGCTGGTTCACCCCCAGCGGCGTCCTCGGCGGGGCGCTGGCGGTGGGCGTCTGCAGCTACCTCGCCGCCGTCTACCTCTGCGCCGACGCCCGCCGCTCCGGCGAGGGCGACCTCGCCGCGCGCTTCCGCCAGCGCGCCCTGCTGATGGGGGTGCTGGTGGGCCTGATCGCGCTGGGTGGGATCGAGGTGCTCCACCAGGACGCCCCCCGCATGTTCGACCGCCTCACCGGCCCGGCGCTGCCGCTGATCTTCGCCAGCGGCGCCCTCGGCCTCGCCTCCCTGGTGCTGCTGCAGATGCGGCGGTACCTGGCGGTGCGGGTGAGCGCCGCCCTGGCGGTGGTGGGGGTGCTCTGGGGATGGGCGGTGGCGCAGTACCCCATGCTGCTGGGCACCCACCTCAGCATCGACGAGGGGGCGGCGCCGGCGTCGACGCTGCGGCCGCTGGTGGTGTGCCTGGCCGCCGGGACGGCGCTGCTGGTGCCGTCGCTGCTGCTGCTCTACGGCATGTTCCAGAGCGAGCCCGGCGAGGACGCTCGGATCCAGCCCTAG
- the ilvC gene encoding ketol-acid reductoisomerase, translating into MKTIEINGVTEQIIERSDYPVERQRAILGDEVTAVLGYGPQGRGQSLNLRDQGFNVLIGVRPGRSMDRALEDGWEEGENLLSIEDAAEQGSIVQYLLSDAAQIAMWPEISRRLKPGDCLYFSHGFGIVFHEDTGIVPSESVDVVMVAPKGSGLTVRNHFLEGRGINASFAVWRDATGRARERALATAFGIGSGHAFETTFEHEVYSDLTGERSVLMGLIQGAFKAQYDVLRSHGHSPSEAYNETVEEALQSLYPLIGEKGMDWMYANCSTTAQRGALDWAPRFEAAVKPLIEECYQSVVRGDEARIVIGANSDEGYRDRLNAELSTMASQELWEAGRVLRDFRPERVATAGDGGS; encoded by the coding sequence ATGAAGACCATCGAGATCAACGGCGTCACCGAGCAGATCATCGAGCGCAGCGACTACCCCGTCGAGCGGCAGCGCGCCATCCTCGGTGACGAGGTCACCGCGGTGCTCGGATACGGGCCGCAGGGCCGGGGGCAGAGCCTCAACCTCCGCGACCAGGGCTTCAACGTCCTGATCGGGGTGCGCCCCGGCCGCAGCATGGACCGCGCCCTCGAGGACGGCTGGGAGGAGGGCGAGAACCTGCTCAGCATCGAGGACGCCGCCGAGCAGGGCTCGATCGTCCAGTACCTGCTCAGCGACGCCGCGCAGATCGCGATGTGGCCGGAGATCAGCAGGCGGCTGAAGCCGGGCGACTGCCTCTACTTCTCCCACGGCTTCGGCATCGTCTTCCACGAGGACACCGGCATCGTGCCCTCGGAGAGCGTCGACGTGGTGATGGTGGCCCCCAAGGGCAGCGGTCTGACGGTGCGCAACCACTTCCTCGAGGGGCGGGGCATCAACGCCTCCTTCGCGGTGTGGCGCGACGCCACCGGGCGCGCCCGCGAGCGCGCCCTCGCCACCGCATTCGGGATCGGCAGCGGCCACGCCTTCGAGACCACCTTCGAGCACGAGGTCTACAGCGACCTCACCGGCGAGCGCTCGGTGCTGATGGGCCTGATCCAGGGCGCCTTCAAGGCCCAGTACGACGTGCTGCGCTCCCACGGCCACTCCCCCAGCGAGGCCTACAACGAGACCGTGGAGGAGGCGCTCCAGAGCCTCTACCCGCTGATCGGCGAGAAGGGCATGGACTGGATGTACGCCAACTGCTCGACCACAGCGCAGCGGGGCGCGCTCGACTGGGCGCCGCGCTTCGAGGCGGCGGTGAAGCCGCTCATCGAGGAGTGCTACCAGAGCGTGGTGCGGGGCGACGAGGCGCGCATCGTCATCGGGGCGAACAGCGACGAGGGCTACCGCGACCGGCTCAACGCGGAGCTGAGCACGATGGCCTCCCAGGAGCTGTGGGAGGCGGGGCGGGTGCTCCGCGACTTCCGTCCCGAGCGGGTGGCCACGGCGGGCGACGGCGGGAGCTGA
- a CDS encoding cytochrome ubiquinol oxidase subunit I, whose translation MLAGAGSNLLAARYQMALSLGWHIVVACLGVGFPIVILIAEGLGLRRGDTVHRELARRWSQAAAVLFAVGAVSGTILSFEMGILWPQLMGGYGAVFGLPFALEGFAFFIEAIFIGIYLYGWNRLSPVRHLLTGVPVIVAGVLSAFFVVCANAWMNDPQGFRLVGGRVLDPDPIAAMFNPATPVQSAHMILAAIMVTGYLVAGVHALGLLRGRRGPVQRAAFLIPFTLAALFTPAQIVVGDVAARYVAERQPVKLAAMEAQPTTEIGPDEHVGGVVVGGKLRYAIPIPHGLSLLLTGRTDTRVPGLDAVPADQRPPVNVVHLAFDLMVGIGTGLLVLGGWLGLSWGRRRDLPRSRWFLRAAVLAGPAAVAALEAGWVTTEVGRQPWIVYRVMRTADAVNTAPGLAVGLFVLIAVYTVLTVSTVYVLRRQGPVARS comes from the coding sequence ATGCTGGCGGGGGCCGGCTCCAACCTGCTCGCCGCCCGGTACCAGATGGCCCTCTCGCTCGGCTGGCACATCGTCGTCGCCTGCCTCGGCGTCGGTTTCCCGATCGTCATCCTGATCGCCGAGGGTCTGGGGCTGCGCCGCGGCGACACCGTGCACCGTGAGCTCGCCCGGCGCTGGTCACAGGCCGCCGCGGTGCTCTTCGCGGTCGGCGCGGTCTCGGGGACGATCCTCTCCTTCGAGATGGGCATCCTCTGGCCGCAGCTGATGGGCGGCTACGGCGCGGTGTTCGGGCTGCCCTTCGCACTCGAGGGATTCGCCTTCTTCATCGAGGCGATCTTCATCGGGATCTACCTCTACGGCTGGAACCGCCTGAGCCCGGTGCGCCACCTGCTCACCGGTGTGCCCGTGATCGTGGCCGGGGTCCTGTCGGCGTTCTTCGTGGTCTGCGCCAACGCCTGGATGAACGACCCCCAGGGCTTCCGGCTGGTGGGCGGGAGGGTGCTCGACCCCGACCCGATCGCGGCCATGTTCAACCCGGCGACGCCGGTGCAGTCGGCGCACATGATCCTTGCCGCGATCATGGTCACGGGGTACCTCGTCGCCGGGGTGCACGCGCTCGGCCTGCTCCGAGGCCGGCGCGGGCCGGTGCAGCGGGCCGCCTTCCTGATCCCGTTCACCCTCGCGGCGCTGTTCACCCCGGCGCAGATCGTCGTCGGCGACGTCGCGGCGCGCTACGTCGCCGAGCGTCAGCCGGTGAAGCTGGCGGCGATGGAGGCGCAGCCGACGACCGAGATCGGGCCCGACGAGCACGTCGGCGGGGTGGTCGTCGGCGGGAAGCTGCGGTACGCGATCCCCATCCCCCACGGTCTCTCGCTGCTGCTCACCGGGCGCACCGACACCCGCGTGCCCGGGCTCGACGCCGTGCCCGCCGACCAGCGGCCGCCGGTGAACGTGGTCCACCTCGCCTTCGACCTGATGGTCGGGATCGGCACCGGGCTGCTCGTCCTCGGTGGCTGGCTCGGGCTGAGCTGGGGGCGGCGCCGCGACCTGCCTCGCTCGCGCTGGTTCCTCCGCGCCGCGGTGCTGGCGGGGCCGGCGGCGGTGGCGGCGCTGGAGGCGGGCTGGGTGACGACCGAGGTGGGACGCCAGCCCTGGATCGTCTACCGGGTGATGCGCACCGCGGATGCGGTGAACACCGCGCCGGGCCTGGCCGTCGGCCTGTTCGTCCTCATCGCCGTGTACACGGTGCTCACCGTGTCCACCGTCTACGTGCTGCGCCGGCAGGGCCCGGTGGCGAGGTCCTGA
- a CDS encoding zinc ribbon domain-containing protein, whose amino-acid sequence MPLYEYRCQSCLSTFELLRPMADRQLAAVCPSCEGRTTMPLISQVALHAGAAASVPGPRPAPRPSGGGCGTSCGCH is encoded by the coding sequence GTGCCGCTCTACGAATACCGCTGCCAGTCCTGCCTCTCGACCTTCGAGCTGCTGCGTCCGATGGCCGACCGCCAGCTGGCCGCGGTGTGCCCGAGCTGCGAGGGCCGCACCACCATGCCGCTGATCAGCCAGGTGGCGCTGCACGCCGGCGCGGCGGCGTCGGTCCCGGGACCGCGACCGGCCCCACGGCCGAGCGGGGGCGGCTGCGGCACGTCCTGCGGATGCCACTGA
- a CDS encoding CAP domain-containing protein yields MAAGVVSAIALAAAGPASRLATWEPDRSPLQLSGATTVGDQRLAAALVLAQLPPPFGADAVPLPTGVAIPTWVPQPVAPSPAPPTAPPVASPPAGPPPTVAPSPAAPAPAPRRQPPAALGPGSATRSPQPPPRAPVPVPIPTAPPPPPVTARLDGPSAQTLSALNQARSTSGLSDLRPDAALTRAALEHAAQIAAQGQMTHTGYVDDVNSQGVSWQGLGEVLGAYAQAPDPAVINQLWLQSAEHRPILLDPQYRAVGVGWVQSSSGWWYVAAIFMY; encoded by the coding sequence GTGGCAGCCGGGGTCGTATCGGCGATCGCCCTGGCGGCCGCGGGCCCCGCTTCCCGGCTCGCCACCTGGGAGCCCGACCGCTCCCCCCTGCAGCTGAGCGGGGCCACCACCGTCGGCGACCAGCGCCTCGCCGCCGCCCTGGTGCTCGCCCAGCTGCCGCCCCCCTTCGGCGCCGACGCGGTGCCGCTGCCGACCGGCGTCGCGATCCCCACGTGGGTCCCGCAGCCGGTCGCGCCGTCCCCGGCGCCGCCCACCGCGCCGCCGGTGGCGTCCCCGCCGGCCGGGCCGCCGCCCACGGTCGCGCCGTCACCCGCCGCCCCCGCCCCGGCGCCGCGCCGGCAGCCCCCGGCGGCGCTCGGGCCCGGCAGCGCGACCCGGTCGCCGCAGCCTCCGCCGCGGGCCCCGGTACCGGTGCCGATCCCGACCGCCCCGCCGCCGCCGCCGGTGACCGCCCGGCTGGACGGGCCCTCGGCGCAGACCCTGTCCGCGCTCAACCAGGCGCGCAGCACCAGCGGGCTCAGCGACCTGCGTCCCGACGCGGCCCTGACCCGCGCCGCGCTCGAGCACGCCGCCCAGATCGCCGCCCAGGGGCAGATGACCCACACCGGCTACGTCGACGACGTCAACTCCCAGGGGGTGAGCTGGCAGGGGCTCGGCGAGGTGCTCGGCGCCTACGCCCAGGCCCCCGACCCCGCGGTGATCAACCAGCTCTGGCTGCAGAGCGCCGAGCACCGGCCCATCCTCCTGGACCCCCAGTACCGCGCCGTCGGGGTCGGCTGGGTGCAGAGCAGCTCCGGCTGGTGGTACGTCGCCGCGATCTTCATGTACTGA